In Chanodichthys erythropterus isolate Z2021 chromosome 9, ASM2448905v1, whole genome shotgun sequence, a genomic segment contains:
- the porcnl gene encoding porcupine O-acyltransferase like, giving the protein MDSYGRVEFLQALAEGCVLPTAQQGLEQVWQLLLVCLLCRVICRLGVSCHVKHLSSLAGGLYVLYVFFELHTMWVIILSLLCYLILLLSINSSSRGVFLSVVILIYMLMGELHMIDAATWHKMRGSQMVVAMKAISLAFDLDRGAVSSFPSPLEFMGYLFFAGTVIFGPWISFARYTDAINGRKMSVGWFGKIALSFLRSQICLVISNCIAPYLFPYFIPIYGDGLPRRWLHAYENAVSFHFSNYFVSYLSETTTVMAGAGFSEHKDHLKWDITVAKPMNVELPRSMVEVVTSWNLPMSKWLNAYVFKSALKLGTFPAILVTYTASALLHGLSFHLGAVLLSLGFITYVEHVLRKRLAAIFSACILSKRCPSDCHHQNKKTMWVYGVNVFFSALSIFHLTYLGSLFDSEMDNMHAEEGYMASHTIQKWSELNWASHWVMLGCFVFYWLI; this is encoded by the exons ATGGATTCCTATGGACGTGTGGAGTTCCTGCAGGCTCTAGCAGAGGGCTGTGTGCTGCCCACTGCCCAGCAGGGTTTAGAGCAGGTCTGGCAGCTTCTGCTCGTCTGCCTGCTGTGTCGGGTCATCTGTAGATTAG GTGTCTCATGTCATGTGAAGCATCTGAGCTCGCTGGCAGGTGGTCTGTATGTGCTGTACGTGTTCTTTGAGCTGCACACGATGTGGGTGATTATCCTGAGCCTCCTCTGCTACCTCATCCTGCTCCTCAGCATAAACTCCAGCAGCCGAGGGGTCTTCCTCTCTGTCGTCATCCTCATCTACATGCTGATGGG GGAGCTTCATATGATAGATGCAGCAACCTGGCATAAGATGAGAG GCTCTCAGATGGTGGTGGCCATGAAGGCCATCTCTCTGGCCTTTGACCTGGATCGAGGTGCTGTGTCCTCCTTTCCCTCCCCGCTGGAGTTCATGGGATACCTCTTCTTTGCGGGAACCGTCATCTTTGGCCCATGGATCAGTTTCGCCCGCTATACAGATGCAATTAATGGACGCAAAatg AGCGTTGGCTGGTTTGGAAAGATTGCTCTGAGCTTTCTGAGGAGTCAGATCTGCCTGGTTATTTCCAACTGTATTGCTCCTTATCTCTTTCCTTACTTCATTCCCATCTATGGAGATGGACTTCCTCGTAG GTGGCTTCACGCTTATGAAAATGCAGTGTCCTTCCACTTCAGCAATTATTTTGTCAGCTACTTGAGCGAAACAACCACTGTGATGGCTGGAGCTGGATTCTCTGAGCACAAAGACCACCTCAAATG GGATATTACGGTAGCTAAACCTATGAATGTGGAATTGCCGAGGTCTATGGTGGAAGTTGTTACCTCTTGGAATCTGCCCATGTCTAAGTGGCTTAACGCAT ACGTCTTTAAAAGTGCACTCAAACTTGGCACTTTTCCTGCCATCTTGGTGACCTACACTGCCAGTGCATTGTTACAT GGTCTCAGCTTTCATCTGGGGGCCGTGCTGCTGTCTTTGGGATTCATTACTTACGTTGAACATG TTCTGAGAAAGCGGTTGGCGGCTATTTTCAGTGCCTGTATACTGTCAAAGCGCTGTCCAAGTGACTGCCATCACCAAAATAAGAAG aCTATGTGGGTATATGGTGTTAACGTGTTCTTCAGTGCATTGTCAATATTCCACCTGACATATTTGGGATCATTGTTTGACTCTGAAATGGACAATATGCATGCTGAGGAG GGTTACATGGCCAGTCACACCATTCAAAAGTGGTCGGAGCTAAACTGGGCTAGCCATTGGGTGATGCTtggctgttttgtgttttattggcTCATTTAA